In Gordonia iterans, the following proteins share a genomic window:
- a CDS encoding ABC transporter family substrate-binding protein, with translation MVRNRLRRRLAAVLVAGAVATTTGCMADPPPPVRETLPTPTPNEYPDERTVYLATDPIGAGFNPHLGADQSTVTTAIAAMTLPSAFVPERTPEGEVWRPNPALVESAEVTSTEPFTVTYRLVDDAQWSDGLPVTGDDFTYLWQQMSRQPNVVGHAGYRAITNVQTSGGGKVVTVAFESEYHAWRELFTNLLPSHKLRSDPTGFQTGMDRGKPVTAGPFAIYSIDRARDEVRLIRNDRYWRTPPLLDQVVLRRAGTAPQMAQTVRNGDSGIVALTSGQATAAEVSAIPGVRSNRSAATRALSVNLNTRAEVMKSLPVRQALLAMLDADVITAAAAGGDVVTRFANTVYMPSDDDYFPVDRARPSQAQIQNWLTSAGFTRGTARERPAPSSAAPSSQAPSSSETPAPSTSEVKGVPELPYGVAPLLKDGAPLVVRVGATNTDQRTMSAAENIADQLRGQGVRAVVRGMTNTELYGQALSGPDVDLVVGWDSAGIDPATALASQVGCQAPPEGTESGAHTVEPEADPAVDHSVLPTPTGTAGRTAPEESEASDKPSPDTSYIGNTSGLCDPTLIALAARALTEEDPKATLTEAEPLLAAQAVYLPLYQDTVFVAVTEKVTGVPLSGPIQVGIFGDAAQWDQS, from the coding sequence ATGGTGCGGAACCGACTTCGCCGCCGGCTCGCAGCCGTGTTGGTGGCCGGAGCGGTCGCGACGACGACCGGCTGCATGGCCGATCCGCCGCCGCCGGTGCGGGAGACGCTGCCCACCCCGACCCCCAACGAGTACCCGGACGAGCGCACCGTCTACCTGGCCACGGACCCGATCGGGGCGGGCTTCAACCCGCACCTGGGCGCCGACCAGAGCACGGTCACCACGGCGATCGCCGCGATGACCCTGCCCAGCGCTTTCGTGCCCGAACGGACGCCGGAGGGCGAGGTCTGGCGACCCAACCCGGCGCTCGTGGAGTCGGCCGAGGTCACCTCCACCGAGCCGTTCACCGTCACCTACCGGCTGGTCGACGACGCGCAGTGGTCCGACGGGCTGCCCGTCACCGGCGACGACTTCACCTACCTGTGGCAGCAGATGTCGCGACAGCCCAATGTGGTGGGCCATGCCGGGTACCGCGCCATCACCAATGTGCAGACCTCCGGCGGCGGCAAAGTGGTGACGGTGGCCTTCGAGAGCGAGTATCACGCCTGGCGCGAGCTGTTCACCAACCTGCTGCCCAGTCATAAGCTGCGCTCGGATCCCACCGGTTTCCAGACGGGCATGGATCGCGGGAAGCCGGTCACCGCGGGCCCGTTCGCCATCTATTCGATCGACCGGGCGCGCGACGAGGTGCGCCTGATCCGCAACGATCGGTACTGGCGCACGCCGCCGCTGCTCGACCAGGTGGTGCTGCGCCGCGCCGGAACGGCGCCCCAGATGGCGCAGACCGTCCGCAACGGGGACAGCGGGATCGTGGCGCTGACCTCCGGTCAGGCCACCGCGGCCGAGGTGTCGGCCATCCCGGGCGTCCGCAGCAATCGCAGCGCGGCCACCCGTGCGCTCAGCGTCAATCTGAACACTCGCGCCGAGGTGATGAAGTCGTTGCCGGTGCGACAAGCCCTGCTGGCGATGCTCGACGCCGATGTGATCACCGCCGCCGCCGCGGGCGGTGACGTGGTGACCCGGTTCGCCAATACCGTCTACATGCCCTCCGACGACGACTACTTCCCGGTGGACCGCGCCCGCCCGTCGCAAGCCCAGATCCAGAACTGGCTCACCTCGGCCGGCTTCACGCGCGGGACGGCGCGCGAGCGCCCGGCGCCGTCGTCGGCCGCGCCGTCGTCGCAGGCGCCGTCGTCTTCGGAGACGCCCGCGCCCAGCACCTCGGAGGTCAAGGGCGTGCCCGAGCTGCCGTACGGCGTGGCGCCGCTCCTCAAGGACGGCGCCCCGCTGGTGGTGCGGGTGGGCGCCACCAACACCGACCAGCGGACCATGTCCGCAGCGGAGAACATCGCCGATCAGCTCCGCGGTCAGGGAGTTCGGGCGGTGGTCCGCGGCATGACCAACACCGAGCTGTACGGGCAGGCGCTCTCCGGGCCCGACGTCGACCTCGTGGTCGGCTGGGATTCGGCGGGCATCGATCCGGCCACCGCGCTGGCGTCCCAGGTGGGTTGCCAGGCGCCGCCGGAAGGTACCGAGTCCGGCGCCCACACCGTGGAACCGGAGGCCGACCCGGCCGTCGACCACAGTGTGCTGCCCACGCCGACCGGCACCGCAGGGCGCACCGCGCCCGAGGAGAGCGAGGCCTCGGACAAGCCGTCGCCGGACACCAGCTACATCGGGAACACGTCGGGCCTGTGCGATCCGACGCTCATCGCGCTGGCTGCCCGCGCGCTCACCGAGGAGGATCCGAAGGCCACGCTCACCGAGGCCGAGCCGTTGCTCGCCGCGCAGGCGGTGTACCTGCCGCTTTATCAGGACACCGTGTTCGTCGCGGTGACCGAGAAGGTGACCGGGGTGCCGCTGTCCGGGCCGATCCAGGTCGGGATCTTCGGCGACGCCGCCCAGTGGGATCAGTCGTGA
- the typA gene encoding translational GTPase TypA, translating to MSPVTNFRNVAIVAHVDHGKTTLVDAMLRQSGVFGERAELVDRVMDSGDLEREKGITILAKNTAVHRRQPDGTEYVINVIDTPGHADFGGEVERGLSMVDGVVLLVDSSEGPLPQTRFVLRKALAASLPVILVVNKTDRPDARIEQIVTESQDLLLDLASDLDDEAAEAAELALELPVLFASGRAGIASTEQPADGEVPPGENLDPLFDVLIDNIPAPKGDPESPLQAHVTNLDASPFLGRLGLVRIHNGTLRKGQTVSWCREVDGEPVIEKAKITELLATVGVERAPAEEAVAGDIVAVAGMPEIMIGDTLADAVDPVPLPRITVDEPAISATIGTNTSPLAGKVKGHKLTARMVKDRLESELIGNVSLRVQDIGRPDAWEVQGRGELALAILVEQMRREGFELTVGKPQVVTRKVDGKVHEPYEHLTIDVPEEYLGAVTQLLAARKGRMDQMNNHGTGWVRMEFTVPSRGLIGFRTDFMTETRGTGIANAVFAEYAPWAGEIRARHTGSLVSDRQGSVTPFAMIQLADRGTFFVDPGDDTYEGHVVGINPRAEDLDINVTREKKLTNMRQSSADVMETLAKPMQLDLEGAMEFCAADECVEVTPEVCRVRKVNLDSTTRARERSRAKARDANA from the coding sequence GTGAGCCCTGTCACCAACTTCCGCAACGTCGCGATCGTGGCGCACGTCGACCACGGTAAGACCACGCTGGTCGACGCGATGCTGCGCCAGTCCGGCGTGTTCGGCGAGCGCGCCGAACTCGTCGACCGCGTGATGGACTCCGGCGACCTCGAACGCGAGAAGGGCATCACCATTCTGGCCAAGAACACCGCCGTGCACCGCCGCCAGCCCGACGGCACCGAGTACGTGATCAACGTGATCGACACCCCCGGCCACGCCGACTTCGGCGGCGAGGTGGAGCGCGGTCTGTCGATGGTCGACGGCGTCGTGCTGCTGGTCGACTCGTCCGAGGGGCCGCTGCCGCAGACCCGCTTCGTGCTGCGCAAGGCGCTGGCCGCCTCGCTGCCGGTGATCCTGGTGGTCAACAAGACCGACCGACCGGACGCGCGTATCGAGCAGATCGTCACCGAGTCGCAGGATCTGCTGCTCGACCTGGCCTCCGACCTGGACGACGAGGCCGCCGAGGCCGCCGAGCTCGCGCTGGAACTGCCGGTGCTCTTCGCGTCGGGCCGCGCGGGCATCGCCAGCACCGAGCAGCCGGCCGACGGCGAGGTGCCCCCCGGGGAGAACCTCGACCCGCTCTTCGACGTGCTGATCGACAACATCCCGGCGCCCAAGGGCGACCCCGAGTCTCCGCTGCAGGCGCACGTGACCAACCTCGACGCGTCGCCGTTCCTCGGCCGCCTCGGTCTGGTCCGCATCCACAACGGCACCCTGCGCAAGGGGCAGACCGTCAGCTGGTGCCGCGAGGTCGACGGCGAGCCGGTGATCGAGAAGGCCAAGATCACCGAACTGCTCGCCACCGTCGGCGTCGAGCGTGCCCCGGCCGAGGAGGCCGTCGCCGGCGACATCGTCGCCGTCGCGGGCATGCCTGAGATCATGATCGGCGACACCCTCGCCGATGCGGTCGATCCGGTCCCGCTGCCGCGCATCACCGTCGACGAGCCGGCCATCTCGGCCACCATCGGCACCAACACCTCGCCGCTGGCCGGCAAGGTCAAGGGGCACAAGCTGACCGCGCGCATGGTCAAGGACCGCCTGGAGTCCGAGCTGATCGGCAACGTGTCGCTGCGGGTGCAGGACATCGGCCGCCCCGACGCCTGGGAGGTGCAGGGCCGCGGCGAGCTGGCACTGGCCATCCTCGTCGAGCAGATGCGCCGCGAGGGCTTCGAGCTGACCGTCGGCAAGCCGCAGGTCGTCACCCGCAAGGTCGACGGCAAGGTGCACGAGCCCTACGAGCACCTGACCATCGACGTGCCCGAGGAGTACCTGGGCGCCGTGACGCAGCTGCTGGCCGCCCGCAAGGGCCGGATGGACCAGATGAACAACCACGGCACGGGCTGGGTCCGCATGGAGTTCACCGTGCCCTCGCGCGGCCTCATCGGCTTCCGCACCGACTTCATGACCGAGACCCGCGGCACCGGCATCGCCAACGCGGTGTTCGCCGAGTACGCCCCGTGGGCCGGGGAGATCCGCGCCCGCCACACCGGTTCGCTGGTCTCGGACCGTCAGGGCAGCGTGACGCCGTTCGCGATGATCCAGCTGGCCGACCGCGGCACCTTCTTCGTGGACCCGGGCGACGACACCTACGAGGGCCACGTCGTCGGCATCAACCCGCGTGCCGAGGACCTGGACATCAACGTCACCCGCGAGAAGAAGCTGACCAACATGCGGCAGTCGTCGGCCGACGTGATGGAGACGCTGGCCAAGCCGATGCAGCTCGACCTCGAAGGCGCGATGGAGTTCTGCGCGGCCGACGAGTGCGTCGAGGTGACGCCCGAGGTGTGCCGCGTGCGTAAGGTCAATCTCGACAGCACGACGCGGGCGCGCGAGCGTTCGCGCGCCAAGGCCCGCGACGCGAACGCCTGA
- a CDS encoding NUDIX domain-containing protein → MRYVVAGAVVRDAGDGRAELLLAQRAYPPEVAGRWELPGGKAADGETLAEALVRELREELEVSVLPGEPLEQRVLLREELTLVALWARLLGGTPRAVEHHALTWVDAEALTAMADRDELVPADTAWIPELLAALRAP, encoded by the coding sequence GTGAGATACGTGGTGGCCGGGGCCGTCGTACGCGATGCGGGGGACGGGCGGGCGGAGCTGCTGCTGGCCCAGCGCGCGTACCCGCCAGAGGTGGCCGGGCGGTGGGAACTCCCCGGCGGCAAGGCCGCCGACGGGGAGACCCTCGCCGAGGCGCTGGTGCGCGAGCTCCGCGAAGAGCTCGAGGTGAGTGTGCTGCCGGGGGAGCCGCTCGAGCAGCGGGTGCTGCTGCGCGAGGAGCTGACCCTGGTCGCGCTGTGGGCGCGGTTGCTCGGCGGGACACCGCGGGCCGTCGAACATCATGCCCTGACGTGGGTCGATGCGGAAGCTCTGACCGCCATGGCCGACCGCGACGAGCTGGTGCCCGCCGACACCGCGTGGATTCCGGAACTGCTGGCCGCCCTGCGCGCTCCGTGA
- a CDS encoding ABC transporter permease, giving the protein MTRRSGALLTLIPLVFVGALFLAPLAALVVRAYDDADAVSPVEAWRRTGALELLGLTVGQAAASAVLAVLVAAPIVWLIATVDVPGAVLLRVLVTVPFVLPTVVVGVAFRALGTGLYDGLGVDSGLGAILVAHIFLNVAVVVRVVSAVWQQIDPRTVAAARALGASPLRAFGDVVLPRLLPAVAAAAALVFLFCSTSFGVIVILGDGRVRTLETEIYQQGVGYFRIPEAVALSFLQILLVVAALILARVLGRRAGPAVSDRGGRRRRPRGLGWLPVALAVAWAAWWLLIPIGSLVVRSLRPGGQWSLAGYRLLFSREGTGVDVVDSLRYSVTSALAAMAIAVLVGLIAATAMTRRRDLVAKAGAALAILPLGVSAVTLGFGYVVLMTYLPREVGTSPLLIPAVQALIAIPVVIGIVVPALAEVPARRRDAAAVLGAGPLRVFWTIDLPMIARSLCAAAGFAFVMAIGEFGATTFLARANTTTLPVLIGSLMGRPGADNLAAAMAASVLLVLVSAAVILLVELAAPRARAEGRR; this is encoded by the coding sequence ATGACCCGGCGTTCGGGCGCACTGCTCACACTCATCCCGCTCGTCTTCGTCGGGGCGCTGTTCCTCGCGCCGCTGGCTGCGCTGGTCGTCAGGGCGTACGACGACGCCGACGCCGTCTCACCGGTCGAGGCCTGGCGCCGCACCGGCGCCCTGGAACTGCTCGGGCTCACCGTCGGCCAGGCGGCGGCGTCGGCGGTGCTGGCCGTGCTGGTCGCGGCCCCGATCGTCTGGCTGATCGCGACGGTCGACGTCCCCGGCGCCGTGCTGCTGCGGGTCCTGGTGACCGTGCCGTTCGTCCTGCCCACCGTGGTGGTCGGCGTCGCCTTCCGAGCGCTCGGCACCGGTCTGTACGACGGCCTCGGCGTCGACTCCGGTCTCGGCGCCATCCTGGTGGCGCACATCTTCCTGAACGTCGCCGTCGTGGTGCGCGTGGTCTCCGCGGTGTGGCAGCAGATCGATCCCCGCACCGTCGCCGCCGCGCGCGCCCTGGGCGCCTCTCCGCTGCGCGCCTTCGGCGACGTGGTGCTGCCCCGCCTGCTGCCCGCCGTCGCCGCGGCGGCGGCGCTGGTCTTCCTGTTCTGCTCCACCAGCTTCGGCGTCATCGTGATTCTGGGCGACGGCCGCGTGCGCACCCTGGAGACCGAGATCTATCAGCAGGGCGTCGGATACTTCCGCATCCCCGAGGCGGTGGCGCTCTCGTTTCTGCAGATCCTGCTCGTAGTGGCCGCGCTGATTCTGGCGCGGGTGCTGGGCCGGCGCGCGGGCCCGGCGGTCAGCGATCGCGGCGGTCGTCGCCGTCGTCCGCGCGGCCTGGGCTGGCTGCCGGTGGCGCTGGCCGTGGCCTGGGCGGCGTGGTGGCTCCTGATCCCGATCGGCTCCCTCGTCGTGCGGTCGCTGCGCCCGGGCGGCCAGTGGTCGCTGGCCGGGTACCGGCTGCTGTTCTCCCGGGAGGGCACGGGCGTGGACGTCGTCGACTCGCTGAGGTACTCGGTGACCAGCGCGCTGGCAGCGATGGCGATCGCGGTGCTGGTGGGGCTGATCGCGGCGACGGCGATGACCCGCCGCCGCGACCTCGTGGCGAAAGCCGGTGCGGCGCTGGCGATCCTGCCTCTCGGCGTCAGCGCGGTGACGCTCGGATTCGGTTACGTGGTGCTGATGACCTATCTGCCGCGCGAGGTCGGGACGTCGCCGCTGCTGATCCCCGCGGTCCAGGCCCTGATCGCGATCCCGGTGGTGATCGGCATAGTGGTGCCCGCGCTCGCCGAGGTTCCGGCGCGCCGCCGGGACGCGGCCGCGGTGCTCGGCGCCGGGCCGCTGCGGGTCTTCTGGACCATCGACCTCCCGATGATCGCCCGGTCGCTGTGCGCGGCCGCCGGGTTCGCGTTCGTGATGGCGATCGGCGAGTTCGGCGCCACCACGTTCCTGGCGCGCGCCAACACCACCACGCTGCCGGTGCTGATCGGCTCGCTGATGGGCCGCCCGGGTGCGGACAACCTCGCCGCGGCGATGGCCGCCTCCGTACTGTTGGTGCTCGTGAGTGCCGCGGTGATCCTCCTCGTCGAACTCGCCGCACCTCGTGCGCGAGCGGAAGGACGCCGCTGA
- a CDS encoding thiamine ABC transporter substrate-binding protein: MFHRKPVRRRSAIVVAAGLLFAALTACAGDTDPDKTVTVLTHESFTLPQNLIDRFQQESGLTVDFVKSGDAGQLSSVVSLSAGKPKGDAVFGIDNTFAARPIEAGALEPYLSPLAADGARNFAVPDSNNELTAVDRGDVCINVDDAWYDREGIPAPTGLDDLKDPRYANQLVLLDPATSSPGMSFMLATIGTYKDTAPDYWRALMDNGAQVVSGWEIAYNQLFSAGEGHGSKPIVVSYASSPAATPGTSAILSGCFAQIEYIGILRGAANVEGAKKVIDWMLGPQVQAALPTSMFVYPVQDGIPLPQDWKRRAPAPQYTVTMSPQYINDNREQWLKDWRDTVRR; the protein is encoded by the coding sequence GTGTTCCACCGCAAGCCCGTCCGCCGCCGGTCGGCGATCGTCGTCGCCGCCGGACTGCTGTTCGCCGCGCTCACCGCCTGCGCCGGCGACACCGACCCCGACAAGACGGTCACCGTGCTGACCCACGAGTCGTTCACCCTGCCGCAGAACCTGATCGACCGGTTCCAGCAGGAGTCCGGACTCACCGTCGACTTCGTCAAGTCCGGCGACGCCGGGCAGCTCTCGTCCGTGGTCTCGCTGAGCGCGGGCAAGCCGAAGGGCGATGCCGTCTTCGGCATCGACAACACGTTCGCCGCCCGCCCCATCGAAGCGGGAGCGCTGGAGCCCTACCTCTCACCGCTGGCCGCCGACGGCGCCCGGAACTTCGCGGTGCCCGACTCGAACAACGAGCTCACCGCCGTCGACCGCGGCGACGTCTGCATCAACGTCGACGACGCCTGGTACGACAGGGAGGGCATCCCCGCGCCGACCGGCCTCGACGACCTGAAGGACCCGCGCTACGCGAACCAGCTGGTGCTGCTGGATCCGGCCACCTCCTCGCCCGGAATGAGCTTCATGCTCGCCACCATCGGCACCTACAAAGACACGGCGCCGGACTACTGGCGGGCGCTGATGGACAACGGCGCGCAGGTGGTCTCCGGCTGGGAGATCGCCTACAACCAGCTGTTCAGCGCGGGGGAGGGGCACGGCTCCAAGCCGATCGTCGTCTCGTACGCGAGTTCGCCGGCCGCCACGCCGGGCACCAGCGCGATCCTGTCCGGCTGCTTCGCGCAGATCGAGTACATCGGCATCCTGCGCGGCGCGGCCAACGTCGAGGGCGCCAAGAAGGTGATCGACTGGATGCTCGGGCCGCAGGTGCAGGCCGCCCTGCCGACGTCGATGTTCGTCTACCCGGTCCAGGACGGGATCCCGCTGCCGCAGGACTGGAAGCGCCGCGCACCGGCCCCGCAGTACACCGTGACCATGTCGCCGCAGTACATCAACGACAACCGCGAGCAGTGGCTGAAGGACTGGCGCGACACTGTGCGGCGCTGA
- a CDS encoding Rv1157c family protein: MRIARSRRALGPLAGSRRRAAVAAASFAAAIAVTAPIAHAEPAAPAPSVQQDQSELLTPQNTPELDKRVLDSLGAFAPALIGSAATRGADGKVNAKLLADARAMADNPLLPAEVADTWRQLIDFLAAPDAEAAAKVKAAEAAPGRNAADREKKAYEIPKGPNAPKIQQFLYPTAGYGCTPGGLFHLGMALVTAGPQEAPAPGPKRGEAGFVFTSLGTGPAVNNKRAPLLASWINIDTGKQGVTTLKRNEKINVEEGPGTFTGIAKTGKGRIIATIHGTVTTKNDGKYTACGIAPTIGTAII, encoded by the coding sequence GTGCGAATTGCACGCTCCCGACGCGCCCTCGGCCCGCTTGCCGGCTCCCGGCGCCGCGCCGCAGTGGCCGCCGCTTCGTTCGCCGCCGCCATCGCGGTGACCGCACCGATCGCACACGCCGAGCCCGCCGCACCCGCCCCCAGCGTTCAGCAGGACCAGAGCGAGCTGCTGACCCCGCAGAACACTCCGGAGCTGGACAAGCGCGTGCTGGACTCGCTGGGCGCGTTCGCCCCGGCCCTGATCGGCTCGGCCGCCACCCGCGGCGCCGACGGCAAGGTCAACGCCAAGCTGCTGGCCGATGCCCGCGCGATGGCCGACAACCCCCTGCTGCCCGCCGAGGTCGCCGACACCTGGCGTCAGCTGATCGACTTCCTCGCCGCGCCCGACGCCGAGGCCGCGGCCAAGGTCAAGGCCGCCGAGGCCGCGCCCGGCCGGAATGCTGCGGACCGGGAGAAGAAGGCCTACGAGATCCCGAAGGGCCCCAACGCCCCGAAGATCCAGCAGTTCCTCTACCCGACGGCCGGCTACGGCTGCACCCCGGGCGGCCTGTTCCACCTCGGCATGGCGCTGGTGACCGCGGGACCGCAGGAAGCTCCGGCCCCCGGTCCGAAGCGCGGCGAGGCCGGGTTCGTGTTCACCAGCCTGGGCACCGGCCCGGCAGTGAACAACAAGCGCGCTCCGCTGCTGGCGTCGTGGATCAATATCGACACCGGCAAGCAGGGCGTCACCACGCTCAAGCGCAACGAGAAGATCAACGTCGAAGAGGGCCCGGGCACGTTCACCGGCATCGCCAAGACCGGCAAGGGCCGCATCATCGCGACCATCCACGGCACGGTGACCACCAAGAACGACGGCAAGTACACCGCCTGCGGTATCGCTCCGACCATCGGTACCGCGATCATCTGA